A genomic window from Streptomyces broussonetiae includes:
- a CDS encoding carbonic anhydrase yields the protein MSEIQNPMPRDAFELLLAGNQRFVAGTPEHPNQDATRRAETAPSQQPFAVLFGCSDSRLAAEIIFDRGLGDLFVVRTAGHVMGPEVLGSIEFGVDVLGCPLVVVLGHDSCGAVGAACAALENGVSPAGYVRDVVERVTPSVLAARAAGRVEPEEILAEHIRHTADLLLDRSRVLARKVAAGQTAVVGLRYRLADGSAQLVASRGLDAAVPTAS from the coding sequence ATGAGCGAGATCCAGAACCCGATGCCCCGCGACGCCTTCGAGCTGCTGCTGGCCGGTAACCAGCGCTTCGTGGCCGGCACCCCCGAGCACCCGAACCAGGACGCCACCCGCCGCGCCGAGACCGCACCGTCCCAGCAGCCCTTCGCCGTGCTGTTCGGGTGTTCCGACTCCCGGCTGGCCGCCGAGATCATCTTCGACCGAGGTCTGGGCGACCTGTTCGTGGTGCGCACTGCCGGCCACGTCATGGGCCCGGAGGTGCTGGGCAGCATCGAGTTCGGCGTGGACGTGCTGGGCTGCCCGCTGGTCGTAGTCCTCGGGCACGACTCGTGCGGCGCGGTCGGCGCCGCGTGCGCCGCGCTGGAGAACGGCGTGTCGCCGGCCGGGTACGTCCGGGACGTCGTCGAGCGGGTGACCCCCAGCGTGCTGGCCGCCCGGGCCGCCGGACGGGTGGAGCCGGAAGAGATCCTCGCCGAGCACATAAGGCACACCGCCGACCTTCTGCTGGACCGCTCCCGGGTCCTCGCCCGCAAGGTCGCCGCCGGCCAGACCGCCGTGGTGGGCCTGCGCTACCGCCTGGCCGACGGCAGTGCCCAACTCGTCGCCTCCCGCGGCCTCGACGCGGCGGTGCCCACCGCGTCCTGA